The Candidatus Saccharibacteria bacterium oral taxon 488 genome has a segment encoding these proteins:
- the rplN gene encoding 50S ribosomal protein L14, protein MIQQESRLKVADNSGAKEVLCIRVLGGTRRRYARVGDVIVCSVKDASPTGNVKKKSVVKAVVVRTRDQIHRKDGSTICFDDNAVVIINDDKQPKATRVFGPVPRELRDMGYMKIISLAPEVL, encoded by the coding sequence ATGATCCAACAAGAATCTCGCCTCAAGGTAGCTGACAACTCGGGTGCCAAAGAAGTATTGTGCATCCGCGTCCTCGGTGGTACCCGCCGCCGCTACGCTCGCGTTGGTGACGTGATCGTCTGTTCAGTCAAAGACGCCAGCCCAACCGGCAACGTCAAAAAGAAATCTGTCGTTAAAGCTGTGGTGGTTCGCACCCGCGACCAAATCCACCGCAAAGACGGCTCAACCATTTGCTTTGATGACAACGCCGTGGTGATTATCAACGATGACAAGCAGCCAAAGGCCACCCGCGTCTTCGGCCCAGTACCACGCGAACTACGCGACATGGGCTACATGAAGATCATCAGCTTGGCTCCGGAGGTACTCTAA
- the rpsN gene encoding 30S ribosomal protein S14 produces the protein MAKKSMVARDKKRLKMIAKFAAKRAKLKELGDLDGLQKLPRNSSPTRHKNRDSISGRPRGYMRQFGLSRINFREKAAKGEIPGITKSSW, from the coding sequence ATGGCTAAGAAATCAATGGTCGCTCGCGACAAAAAGCGCCTGAAGATGATAGCTAAGTTTGCAGCCAAACGCGCTAAATTGAAAGAACTTGGCGACCTCGACGGTTTGCAGAAATTGCCTCGCAACTCGAGCCCAACCAGGCACAAGAACCGCGACAGCATTTCCGGCCGTCCACGCGGCTATATGCGCCAGTTTGGTCTGAGCCGCATCAATTTCCGCGAAAAAGCAGCCAAGGGTGAAATCCCAGGCATAACAAAGAGTAGTTGGTAA
- the rpmC gene encoding 50S ribosomal protein L29 has protein sequence MADAKKTAKAAVVKTVDDLKKELAEKRNDLLQAKRSHAAGELVNPKALRSLRKDIARLLTQLNEKESK, from the coding sequence ATGGCTGACGCAAAGAAAACCGCAAAGGCAGCAGTCGTAAAGACCGTTGACGATTTGAAGAAGGAACTCGCCGAAAAGCGAAATGACCTGCTTCAGGCAAAACGTTCTCACGCTGCTGGCGAATTAGTTAATCCAAAAGCGCTGCGTTCACTCCGCAAGGATATCGCACGCCTGCTGACACAACTTAACGAAAAGGAGAGCAAGTAA
- the rplE gene encoding 50S ribosomal protein L5, translating to MAEKKIVVPAPRLKALYQEKYLKELQAELDLKNVHQVPALEKIIVSVGTGKKKDDKRHFEIVKNTVAKITGQAPVARQAKKSIAGFSIRKGMGAPIGVSVTLRGGRMYEFMDRLINVALPRVRDFHGVGLKFDKGGNYNLGIIEQSIFPELTFEETQILHGLQVTFVIKNGSKEASKALLEKFGMPFEKKGGVR from the coding sequence ATGGCAGAGAAGAAAATTGTCGTGCCAGCTCCTCGCTTGAAAGCCTTGTACCAGGAGAAATACCTGAAGGAACTGCAAGCCGAATTAGATCTAAAGAACGTGCACCAAGTGCCGGCTTTGGAAAAGATCATCGTGAGCGTTGGCACCGGCAAAAAGAAAGATGACAAGCGTCACTTTGAAATTGTCAAAAACACCGTTGCAAAGATCACCGGTCAGGCACCAGTTGCCCGCCAGGCAAAGAAGTCAATCGCTGGCTTTAGCATCCGTAAAGGTATGGGTGCGCCAATTGGCGTGAGCGTCACGCTGCGCGGCGGCAGGATGTACGAGTTCATGGATCGCCTGATCAACGTGGCGCTCCCACGCGTGCGCGACTTCCACGGCGTTGGCCTGAAATTTGACAAGGGTGGTAACTACAACCTGGGCATCATCGAACAGTCAATTTTCCCAGAGTTGACCTTCGAAGAAACGCAGATTCTGCACGGGTTGCAGGTAACATTTGTCATCAAGAACGGCAGCAAGGAAGCATCAAAGGCCTTGCTCGAGAAGTTCGGCATGCCGTTTGAGAAGAAAGGAGGTGTCAGGTAA
- the rplX gene encoding 50S ribosomal protein L24: MARIHKDDTVKIIAGKNKGTTGKVLKVNTKDQTVLVEGVGVGHRHVKPSQYNPKGGKKDIHVPMDISKVALVVDEKSGKTSRVGLVKNADGGKTRVARQAKNKEIK, encoded by the coding sequence ATGGCTCGTATTCACAAAGATGACACCGTAAAAATCATTGCTGGTAAAAACAAGGGTACGACTGGTAAAGTCCTGAAAGTTAATACTAAAGATCAAACCGTTTTGGTCGAAGGTGTTGGCGTCGGACACCGCCACGTCAAGCCAAGCCAGTACAATCCAAAAGGCGGCAAGAAAGATATCCACGTACCGATGGACATCAGCAAAGTCGCGCTGGTTGTTGACGAAAAGTCAGGCAAAACCAGCCGGGTTGGTTTAGTAAAGAACGCTGACGGCGGCAAAACTCGCGTCGCTCGCCAAGCAAAAAATAAGGAGATTAAATAA
- the rpsQ gene encoding 30S ribosomal protein S17 — MARRTLIGVVTSAKRDKTITVTVTSRETHPLYGKQYTVTRKYTAHDETNQAGEGDKVQIEETRPISKTKSFTLVKVIEKSRGSIKLKAEVSGEAEEEAKEDDK, encoded by the coding sequence ATGGCCCGACGAACACTGATTGGCGTCGTAACGAGTGCCAAGCGCGACAAGACCATCACCGTGACGGTCACCAGCCGCGAAACGCATCCGCTCTACGGCAAACAGTACACCGTGACTCGCAAATACACTGCTCATGATGAGACCAATCAAGCAGGCGAAGGCGACAAGGTGCAAATCGAAGAGACCCGCCCAATTTCCAAGACCAAGAGTTTTACGCTGGTCAAGGTGATTGAGAAGTCTCGCGGTTCTATCAAACTAAAGGCTGAAGTTTCCGGCGAAGCTGAGGAAGAGGCTAAGGAGGATGACAAATGA
- the rpsC gene encoding 30S ribosomal protein S3, with protein MGQKVNPINFRLQVHKNWSSRWFTANKKEFAEAIRQDHEIRELIEKKFASRPTINRIEIERSANLITVTIHTAKAGVVIGRGGAGVNELKKQVEKIVGQAVRINIEEVRRPELAAKLVAENIARQLERRINFRRATKMTAQNTMSAGAKGIRIEVAGRLNGAEMARREKVIEGSVPLHTLRADIDFHCARAQTPAGIIGVKVWIYKGERSR; from the coding sequence ATGGGTCAAAAAGTGAATCCAATCAACTTCCGCCTACAAGTTCACAAGAACTGGAGCTCTCGTTGGTTTACGGCCAATAAGAAAGAGTTTGCGGAGGCAATTCGCCAGGATCACGAAATCCGCGAATTGATTGAGAAGAAATTTGCCTCACGCCCAACCATCAATCGCATTGAGATTGAGCGAAGTGCCAACTTAATCACGGTAACCATTCACACGGCGAAAGCTGGTGTGGTGATCGGCCGTGGCGGTGCGGGCGTGAATGAATTGAAAAAGCAAGTTGAGAAGATCGTCGGTCAGGCAGTTCGCATCAACATCGAAGAAGTGCGCCGACCAGAACTAGCAGCCAAATTGGTGGCAGAAAACATCGCCCGCCAGTTGGAACGCCGTATCAACTTCCGCCGCGCAACCAAAATGACCGCGCAAAACACCATGAGTGCTGGTGCCAAAGGTATCCGCATCGAGGTGGCTGGTCGTTTGAACGGTGCTGAAATGGCACGCCGCGAGAAGGTGATTGAAGGCTCAGTGCCACTGCACACCCTTCGCGCTGATATTGACTTCCACTGTGCTCGCGCCCAGACACCAGCTGGTATCATCGGCGTGAAAGTGTGGATTTATAAGGGAGAAAGGAGTCGCTAA
- the rpsH gene encoding 30S ribosomal protein S8, translating into MSMQTTDPIADLLTRIRNAKLVGKTEVRVPSSKMKKVIAEQLVKNGYLADVKLEDAKPRGVLVVTINEEGTNSTINEITRVSKPGRRVYVGASEIPKVKSGRGLVLISTSKGVMTGAEAAKAKLGGELLLKVY; encoded by the coding sequence ATGTCTATGCAAACTACAGACCCAATCGCCGACCTTCTGACGCGCATTCGCAATGCGAAACTGGTTGGCAAGACGGAAGTTCGTGTTCCGTCCAGCAAAATGAAAAAAGTCATCGCTGAACAATTAGTCAAAAACGGCTACCTCGCAGATGTTAAGCTAGAGGACGCCAAGCCTCGTGGCGTGCTGGTTGTTACTATCAACGAAGAGGGTACCAACAGCACCATCAACGAGATCACCCGCGTCTCAAAGCCAGGTCGTCGTGTTTACGTCGGCGCTAGCGAGATTCCAAAGGTGAAAAGCGGCCGCGGTCTAGTACTCATCTCAACCTCAAAAGGTGTCATGACTGGTGCCGAAGCAGCCAAGGCGAAACTTGGCGGTGAATTGCTACTGAAGGTGTATTAA
- the rplP gene encoding 50S ribosomal protein L16, whose translation MLLPKKTKHRKVRIGKNRGQATRGNYIAFGDFALQSQSNERINSRQIESARQAMTRYIKRGGKIWIRIFPHTPVTRKPLGLKMGGGKGNPEFFVAKVKAGTVMFEMQGVSEEVAREAMRLASHKLPVKCKFIKREDA comes from the coding sequence ATGCTGTTACCAAAGAAAACCAAGCACCGCAAAGTGCGCATCGGTAAAAACCGTGGTCAAGCAACCCGTGGTAATTACATCGCGTTCGGCGACTTTGCACTGCAGTCACAATCAAACGAGCGCATCAACTCCCGCCAAATCGAGTCTGCTCGTCAGGCAATGACCCGCTACATCAAGCGTGGTGGTAAGATTTGGATCCGGATTTTCCCGCACACCCCAGTTACACGCAAGCCACTTGGTTTGAAGATGGGTGGTGGTAAGGGTAATCCAGAGTTCTTTGTTGCCAAGGTCAAGGCCGGCACGGTGATGTTTGAAATGCAGGGCGTTTCCGAGGAAGTAGCCCGTGAGGCAATGCGCCTAGCGAGCCACAAACTACCAGTCAAATGTAAGTTCATCAAGCGGGAGGACGCATAA